In Syntrophorhabdaceae bacterium, the following are encoded in one genomic region:
- a CDS encoding ankyrin repeat domain-containing protein has product MMKEGLLRTNSAIFAAVVLLVLIPVLCCGDSLIEAAKRGDALTVSRFIKAGVDPNSRDSDERTALIWAAAKGHKDVVNLLLSSGAAVNAADNAGNTALILPSATGSSEMVGILLSKGADPNARAKNGFTPLYVAVSKGEEKTVRLLLENGADPNKPGYSGLSVLAAAVASKNVKIVDVLLDHGATGPEVTISEPKTSQKTPDPKTVTQPQIKSYANDYFTMLLFLLNRMPDYLRENAIPVFKKYNLIDAQIVAGYSQQEDKFEMLLTSGGSTPVFKTDWVDPLFKFLSKRGDFPPMSFRNGSVTLDSQTNVVIDSGMELMVGEKTYRYTKDKDWELIK; this is encoded by the coding sequence ATGATGAAGGAAGGGCTGTTGAGAACAAATTCCGCAATCTTCGCAGCAGTTGTCCTGTTGGTCTTGATACCAGTATTATGCTGCGGAGATAGCCTCATCGAGGCCGCGAAGAGGGGCGATGCCTTGACGGTAAGTCGATTCATTAAGGCGGGCGTTGATCCGAATTCAAGAGACTCTGACGAGAGGACGGCGTTAATATGGGCCGCCGCCAAAGGGCACAAAGACGTAGTAAACTTGCTATTAAGCAGCGGCGCGGCCGTGAATGCGGCGGATAACGCGGGAAATACGGCCTTGATCTTGCCGTCGGCCACGGGCAGTTCCGAAATGGTTGGCATCCTCCTATCGAAAGGGGCTGACCCAAATGCGAGAGCAAAGAACGGGTTTACCCCTCTATATGTGGCGGTAAGCAAAGGCGAGGAGAAAACCGTGAGGCTACTCTTGGAGAATGGTGCCGATCCGAACAAACCGGGATATTCTGGTTTGTCTGTACTCGCGGCCGCTGTTGCTTCAAAAAATGTAAAGATTGTAGACGTGTTGCTCGATCATGGGGCTACGGGCCCTGAAGTAACAATTTCTGAACCGAAGACCAGCCAGAAGACACCGGACCCGAAGACGGTGACACAGCCTCAAATCAAGTCGTACGCCAATGACTATTTTACTATGTTGCTGTTCCTGTTGAACCGTATGCCCGACTATCTGCGCGAAAACGCAATCCCGGTCTTCAAGAAATATAACCTGATAGACGCGCAAATTGTAGCCGGTTATTCCCAGCAAGAAGACAAATTTGAAATGCTCTTAACTTCTGGCGGATCCACTCCCGTTTTCAAGACAGATTGGGTTGATCCATTGTTCAAATTCTTGAGTAAGCGTGGAGACTTTCCCCCGATGAGTTTCAGGAATGGAAGCGTGACCCTGGATAGTCAAACAAACGTGGTCATAGATTCCGGGATGGAATTGATGGTTGGAGAAAAGACATACAGGTACACCAAGGATAAAGACTGGGAGCTAATAAAATAG